In Capillimicrobium parvum, a genomic segment contains:
- a CDS encoding rhodanese-like domain-containing protein yields the protein MASQRSELEVTAQRAAEMQREGAQIVDVREPSEHEEGHIAGDRLIPLGDLTGAAGTIDRDRPVVFVCRVGGRSAMAAQAFRGAGYDAWSLAGGLLDWEAGGLPLEPEDGRVADH from the coding sequence ATGGCGAGCCAGCGCTCCGAGCTCGAGGTCACGGCGCAGCGCGCTGCCGAGATGCAGCGCGAAGGCGCGCAGATCGTCGACGTGCGCGAACCCAGCGAGCACGAGGAGGGGCACATCGCCGGCGACCGCCTCATCCCGCTCGGCGACCTCACCGGGGCGGCCGGGACGATCGACCGCGACCGGCCGGTGGTGTTCGTCTGCCGCGTCGGCGGCCGCTCGGCGATGGCGGCGCAGGCCTTCCGCGGCGCCGGTTACGACGCCTGGTCGCTGGCGGGCGGGCTGCTGGACTGGGAGGCCGGCGGCCTGCCGCTCGAGCCCGAGGACGGCCGCGTCGCGGATCACTAG
- a CDS encoding acyl-CoA dehydrogenase family protein — MQTATDVYAIPRELLDFRDSIRQIVVERIAPRAAEIDASGEYPWDVRRLLAEQDVLGLPFAEEYGGTGTGTLMLQMAVEEIAKACASSALILMIQELGTLPIALYGSDELKARVLPKCASGEWSPAFALSEPEAGSDPGAMRTTAVRDGDEWVINGAKNWITNSGIADFYVVFAVTDRERRRITAFVVEQDRPGLSIGKLEHKLGIKGSPTGSPVFDDVRVPHENVIGEVGRGLGVALGTLQRTRLGAAAQAVGIAQGATDYANAYAAERIAFGAPINELQAIQFKLADMETGTAAARELLYKACTLADRADPQAAKYSSMAKLFASDNAMKVTVEAVQVLGGYGYVTEYPVERMMRDAKITQIYEGTNEIQRVVIARAMR, encoded by the coding sequence ATGCAGACGGCGACGGACGTGTACGCGATTCCTCGGGAGTTGTTGGATTTTCGTGACTCGATCCGGCAGATCGTGGTGGAGCGGATTGCGCCGCGGGCGGCGGAGATCGATGCGTCGGGGGAGTATCCGTGGGATGTGCGGCGGTTGTTGGCCGAGCAGGATGTGTTGGGGTTGCCGTTTGCCGAGGAGTACGGGGGCACGGGGACGGGGACGTTGATGTTGCAGATGGCGGTCGAGGAGATCGCCAAGGCGTGTGCGTCGAGCGCGCTGATCCTGATGATCCAGGAGCTGGGGACGCTGCCGATCGCGCTCTATGGCTCCGATGAGCTCAAGGCGCGCGTGCTGCCGAAGTGCGCGTCGGGGGAGTGGTCGCCGGCGTTTGCGCTGTCGGAGCCCGAGGCGGGGTCCGATCCGGGGGCGATGCGCACGACCGCGGTGCGCGATGGCGACGAGTGGGTCATCAACGGCGCCAAGAACTGGATCACCAACTCGGGCATCGCCGACTTCTACGTCGTGTTCGCGGTCACCGATCGTGAGCGCCGGCGGATCACGGCGTTCGTGGTTGAGCAGGATCGGCCCGGGCTGTCGATCGGCAAGCTCGAGCACAAGCTGGGGATCAAGGGCTCGCCGACCGGCTCACCGGTGTTCGACGATGTGCGGGTGCCGCACGAGAACGTGATCGGCGAGGTCGGCCGGGGGTTGGGCGTGGCGTTGGGGACGTTGCAGCGCACGCGGTTGGGGGCGGCGGCGCAGGCGGTCGGGATCGCGCAGGGCGCGACCGACTACGCCAACGCGTACGCGGCCGAGCGGATCGCGTTCGGGGCGCCGATCAACGAGCTGCAGGCGATCCAGTTCAAGCTGGCCGACATGGAGACCGGGACCGCCGCCGCGCGCGAGCTGCTCTACAAGGCGTGCACGCTGGCCGACCGCGCAGACCCGCAGGCCGCGAAGTACAGCTCGATGGCCAAGCTGTTCGCGTCCGACAACGCGATGAAGGTCACCGTCGAGGCCGTCCAGGTCCTCGGCGGCTACGGCTACGTGACCGAGTACCCGGTCGAGCGCATGATGCGCGACGCCAAGATCACCCAGATCTACGAAGGAACCAACGAGATCCAGCGGGTCGTCATCGCCCGCGCCATGCGCTGA
- a CDS encoding amidohydrolase family protein, whose amino-acid sequence MRRVDVHQHLWTDPLLGVLSARATPPRLRREGGAWRLELDGEPPSRIEPEQPVARAALVHLDGLDQALVALSSALGVEWLPPAEAERLLDAHAAMGAELPDELGTWAAVALTDPEDAAAQASSRLDGCAGLCVPAAALATPAAVERLGPLLAALEDAGAPLFVHPGPATAPPRAPAWWPALADYVAVQQAAWLSFGHAGRSAHPRLRVVFGALAGLAPLHVERIAARGGPASATADPLVFYETSSYGLTAMSAMTQVVGLGQLVHGSDRPVLDPAPAPGPLGPEAWQALTGANPARLLAPVPSHA is encoded by the coding sequence ATGCGGCGCGTGGACGTACATCAGCACCTGTGGACCGACCCCCTGCTCGGCGTGCTCTCCGCTCGCGCCACCCCGCCGCGCCTGCGTCGCGAGGGCGGTGCGTGGCGGCTGGAGCTCGACGGCGAGCCGCCCAGCCGGATCGAACCCGAGCAGCCCGTGGCACGCGCGGCGCTCGTCCACCTCGACGGGCTCGACCAGGCGCTCGTGGCCCTCTCGTCCGCGCTCGGCGTCGAATGGCTTCCGCCGGCCGAGGCCGAGCGGCTCCTCGACGCCCACGCGGCGATGGGGGCCGAGCTGCCGGACGAGCTCGGCACCTGGGCGGCGGTGGCGCTGACCGACCCCGAGGACGCGGCCGCGCAGGCCTCCTCCCGGCTCGACGGCTGCGCGGGGTTGTGCGTCCCGGCGGCGGCGCTCGCCACGCCGGCGGCGGTCGAACGGCTCGGGCCGCTGCTGGCGGCGCTCGAGGACGCCGGCGCGCCCCTCTTCGTGCACCCCGGCCCCGCGACCGCCCCACCCCGCGCGCCGGCGTGGTGGCCGGCGCTGGCCGACTACGTCGCCGTCCAGCAGGCCGCCTGGCTGAGCTTCGGCCACGCCGGACGGTCCGCCCACCCGCGGCTGCGCGTCGTGTTCGGCGCGCTGGCCGGTCTCGCGCCCCTGCATGTCGAGCGGATCGCCGCCCGCGGCGGCCCGGCGTCCGCGACCGCCGACCCGCTCGTCTTCTACGAGACGTCGTCGTACGGCCTCACGGCCATGTCGGCCATGACGCAGGTCGTCGGCCTCGGCCAGCTCGTCCACGGCTCGGATCGCCCGGTCCTCGACCCGGCGCCCGCGCCGGGACCGCTCGGCCCCGAGGCCTGGCAGGCCCTGACCGGAGCCAACCCCGCGCGACTGCTCGCGCCCGTCCCCTCCCACGCATGA
- a CDS encoding glycoside hydrolase family 113 — protein MGAAALALLAGLAVWVAVPGSGDGDGDGAASLPAAAPATPTGRNVPPVRDGMLRGANVTAYLADALSAPTAADALRDLRAAGADQATFPVLWFQAARDSTAIAPDPHETPSDASIVAAAATARGDGMQVGIAPHLNVRDGTFRGDIAPASRGEWMAAYRRMVEHYADLAQQVHADLFVVGSELASMSGDDAAWRSLIADVRGRFDGQITYAANWVQEAEKVPFWDVLDAVGIDAYMPLTPKDADPSVTQLEAGWQPWITRMQALHDRTGKPVLVTELGYTSRVGTAQAPAEQGDGAVSLTAQANAYEAAFSQLGHRDWVSGIAIWDWSADGRQSAGDYSPQGKPAQAVLARWYGGTVRAATAAGGAPRTTG, from the coding sequence ATGGGAGCGGCCGCGCTCGCCCTGCTCGCCGGCCTCGCCGTGTGGGTCGCCGTGCCCGGCTCCGGCGACGGCGACGGCGACGGCGCCGCATCTCTCCCCGCGGCGGCGCCGGCCACCCCGACGGGGCGCAACGTCCCACCGGTGCGCGACGGGATGCTGCGCGGCGCGAACGTCACCGCATACCTCGCCGACGCCCTCTCGGCCCCGACCGCCGCCGACGCGCTGCGCGACCTGCGCGCGGCCGGCGCCGATCAGGCGACCTTCCCGGTCCTCTGGTTCCAGGCGGCCCGCGACTCGACCGCCATCGCGCCCGACCCGCACGAGACGCCGTCGGACGCGAGCATCGTCGCCGCGGCCGCCACCGCCCGCGGCGACGGGATGCAGGTCGGCATCGCGCCCCATCTCAACGTGCGCGACGGGACCTTCCGCGGCGACATCGCCCCCGCCTCGCGCGGCGAGTGGATGGCGGCGTACCGCCGGATGGTCGAGCACTACGCCGACCTCGCCCAGCAGGTCCACGCCGATCTCTTCGTCGTCGGCTCGGAGCTCGCGTCGATGAGCGGCGACGACGCGGCCTGGCGATCGCTGATCGCCGACGTGCGCGGGCGCTTCGACGGCCAGATCACGTACGCCGCGAACTGGGTGCAGGAGGCCGAGAAGGTGCCGTTCTGGGACGTCCTCGACGCGGTCGGCATCGACGCGTACATGCCGCTCACGCCGAAGGACGCGGACCCGTCGGTGACGCAGCTCGAGGCCGGCTGGCAGCCGTGGATCACGCGCATGCAGGCGCTGCATGACCGCACAGGCAAGCCGGTGCTCGTCACGGAGCTCGGCTACACGAGCCGCGTCGGCACCGCGCAGGCACCCGCCGAGCAGGGCGATGGCGCGGTCAGCCTCACTGCCCAGGCCAACGCCTACGAAGCCGCGTTCTCGCAGCTCGGACACCGCGACTGGGTGTCGGGCATCGCGATCTGGGACTGGTCGGCCGACGGGCGCCAGAGCGCGGGCGACTACAGCCCGCAGGGCAAGCCCGCGCAGGCCGTGCTCGCCCGCTGGTACGGCGGGACCGTCCGGGCGGCGACCGCCGCCGGCGGCGCGCCGCGGACGACGGGCTGA
- a CDS encoding GNAT family N-acetyltransferase, which yields MSFEVHPVRAGEIDPTVTVLRAAGLGANVARLLEFPLRDACGEVLVARSGDEIVGGAAVASFGATGWIGALGVAAHARRRGAGTALTEGCVTHLRARGAQTVLLYATAAGRPVYERVGFAPDGVAQAWRDLSPPRTRARGDGVRAIEHGDLPTVRALDAAATGEDRGPVFAAMNGTLTGLVVERAGSVCGSALRSPWGLGPSVVATDREAGVALLSVLRRVPGAPLTVSLPDANAGAVRALRAWGFQPINAATRMRLGPPPAYDPARVFGLFNLFWG from the coding sequence ATGAGCTTCGAGGTCCACCCCGTCCGCGCCGGTGAGATCGACCCCACGGTGACCGTCCTGCGCGCCGCCGGCCTGGGCGCGAACGTGGCGCGGCTGCTCGAGTTCCCGCTGCGCGATGCGTGCGGCGAGGTGCTCGTCGCGAGGTCGGGTGACGAGATCGTCGGCGGCGCGGCCGTCGCGTCGTTCGGCGCGACCGGATGGATCGGCGCGCTCGGCGTCGCCGCCCACGCCCGCCGCCGCGGCGCCGGAACCGCGCTCACCGAGGGCTGTGTGACGCACCTGCGCGCGCGCGGCGCGCAGACCGTCCTGCTCTATGCGACCGCTGCCGGGCGCCCGGTCTACGAGCGCGTCGGCTTCGCCCCCGATGGCGTCGCGCAGGCCTGGCGCGACCTGTCTCCGCCCCGCACCCGCGCCCGCGGCGACGGCGTCCGCGCGATCGAGCACGGCGACCTGCCGACGGTCCGCGCGCTCGACGCCGCCGCCACCGGCGAGGACCGCGGGCCCGTGTTCGCCGCGATGAACGGCACGCTGACGGGGCTCGTCGTCGAGCGCGCGGGCAGCGTCTGCGGCAGCGCCCTGCGCTCGCCGTGGGGGCTGGGGCCGAGCGTCGTCGCCACCGACCGCGAGGCGGGGGTCGCGCTGCTGTCGGTCCTGCGGCGCGTGCCGGGCGCGCCGCTGACGGTGAGCCTGCCGGATGCGAACGCGGGCGCGGTGCGCGCGCTGCGCGCCTGGGGCTTCCAACCGATCAACGCCGCGACCCGCATGCGCCTGGGACCGCCGCCCGCCTACGATCCCGCCCGCGTGTTCGGCCTCTTCAACCTGTTCTGGGGATGA
- a CDS encoding NYN domain-containing protein: protein MTALWLVDGMNVIGSRPDGWWRDRRGAQGRLARELAGWAQRDGARVEVIFDGAPHAISGAGGVGVAFASRRGRNAADDDIAARVEAADEPGAIRVVTSDRELAARVRAAGGDVVGPSELRARMDAG, encoded by the coding sequence ATGACCGCGCTCTGGCTCGTCGACGGCATGAACGTGATCGGGTCGCGCCCCGACGGATGGTGGCGCGACCGGCGCGGCGCGCAGGGGCGCCTGGCCCGGGAGCTGGCGGGCTGGGCGCAGCGGGACGGCGCGCGCGTCGAGGTGATCTTCGACGGCGCGCCGCACGCGATCTCCGGCGCCGGCGGTGTGGGAGTCGCTTTCGCCTCGCGGCGGGGGCGCAACGCCGCCGACGACGACATCGCCGCGCGCGTCGAGGCGGCGGACGAGCCGGGCGCGATCCGGGTCGTCACGTCCGATCGCGAGCTGGCCGCGCGGGTGCGCGCGGCGGGCGGCGACGTGGTCGGGCCGAGCGAGCTGCGGGCGCGGATGGACGCGGGCTAG
- a CDS encoding cysteine dioxygenase, with protein MIDPLALARELAAEPGVWRAHVHHDPEQRTFELLRDDDEVTAWVICWMDDHDTGFHDHDVPSGAVAVVQGHVVEERLRLNGTPSERVAGPGDTFGFGPDDIHRVRHAGGPPAVTIHVYSPPLRRQGAYLVEPDGTLRRFVLSETEELRPLST; from the coding sequence ATGATCGATCCCCTCGCCCTCGCCCGCGAGCTCGCCGCCGAGCCCGGCGTCTGGCGCGCCCACGTCCACCACGACCCCGAGCAGCGGACGTTCGAGCTGCTGCGCGACGACGACGAGGTCACCGCCTGGGTCATCTGCTGGATGGACGACCACGACACCGGCTTCCACGACCACGACGTCCCGTCGGGTGCCGTGGCCGTCGTCCAGGGACACGTCGTCGAGGAGCGGCTGCGCCTCAACGGCACGCCGTCCGAGCGGGTCGCCGGCCCGGGCGACACCTTCGGCTTCGGCCCCGACGACATCCACCGCGTCCGGCACGCCGGCGGGCCGCCGGCCGTGACGATCCACGTCTACTCGCCGCCGCTGCGCCGTCAGGGCGCATACCTCGTCGAGCCCGACGGCACGCTGCGCCGGTTCGTGCTGTCGGAGACCGAGGAGCTGCGCCCTTTGTCGACTTGA
- a CDS encoding acyl-CoA carboxylase subunit beta — MTWEPELGELRRRRELAHRMGGEERVARQHASGRLTVRERIARLLDDGTFHETGELAGAGRYGDDGELEDFVPANMVIGRGRIAGRRVVVQGDDFTVRGGAADAAIHQKMVWAERAAHDLRQPLVRLVDGTGGGGSVKSLETMGFTYVPWVPGFELMGANLSRVPVVSAALGPCAGLGAARVVASHFSVIVRDTAQLFVAGPPVVAAAMGETPDKQELGGARTQTQAGAVDNEAADEDDALAQLRRFLSYLPDNVWEPPPTAVAADPADRREEELLSIVPRDARRPYQMRRVLEAVLDVGSTFETGPRYGRSLITMLARLDGRPVGVLASDPNHYAGGLTADASDKLTRFVDLCDTFRLPVVNLVDQPGFLIGTASERAGTIRRGTRALVASFQATVPWVSVLVRKVYGVAGAGHGDHSRLNLRYAWPSGDWGSLPIAGGLEAAYRRELEAAVDPAALRAEIEGRLNAVRSPFRTAERFAVEEIIDPRDTRPLLCDWAARAYELLEHERGDGPKARGMRP, encoded by the coding sequence ATGACCTGGGAGCCTGAGCTCGGCGAACTGCGCCGCCGCCGCGAGCTCGCGCACCGCATGGGCGGCGAGGAGCGCGTCGCGCGCCAGCACGCCTCCGGCCGCCTGACCGTGCGCGAGCGCATCGCGCGCCTGCTCGACGACGGAACGTTCCACGAGACCGGCGAGCTGGCGGGCGCCGGCCGCTACGGCGACGACGGCGAGCTTGAGGACTTCGTGCCGGCGAACATGGTGATCGGCCGGGGTCGGATCGCCGGCCGCCGGGTGGTGGTGCAGGGCGACGACTTCACGGTGCGCGGCGGTGCCGCCGACGCCGCGATCCATCAGAAGATGGTCTGGGCCGAGCGCGCCGCGCACGACCTGCGCCAGCCGCTCGTCCGGCTCGTCGACGGAACGGGCGGCGGCGGCAGCGTGAAGTCGCTGGAGACGATGGGCTTCACGTACGTGCCGTGGGTGCCCGGCTTCGAGCTGATGGGGGCGAACCTCAGCCGCGTGCCGGTGGTGTCCGCCGCCCTGGGCCCGTGCGCCGGCCTCGGCGCGGCGCGCGTCGTCGCCAGCCACTTCAGCGTCATCGTGCGCGACACCGCGCAGCTGTTCGTCGCCGGCCCGCCGGTCGTGGCGGCGGCGATGGGCGAGACACCCGACAAGCAGGAGCTCGGCGGCGCCCGCACGCAGACGCAGGCCGGCGCGGTCGACAACGAGGCGGCCGACGAGGACGACGCGCTCGCCCAGCTGCGGCGGTTCCTGAGCTACCTGCCCGACAACGTCTGGGAGCCGCCGCCGACGGCCGTCGCGGCCGATCCCGCGGACCGCCGCGAGGAGGAGCTGCTGAGCATCGTCCCGCGCGACGCACGCCGGCCGTACCAGATGCGCCGGGTCCTCGAGGCGGTGCTCGACGTCGGCTCGACGTTCGAGACCGGCCCCCGATACGGCCGCTCGCTGATCACGATGCTGGCGCGGCTCGACGGGCGACCGGTGGGCGTGCTGGCGAGCGACCCCAACCACTACGCGGGCGGCCTGACCGCCGACGCGTCGGACAAGCTCACCCGGTTCGTCGACCTGTGCGACACGTTCCGCCTGCCGGTCGTCAACCTGGTCGACCAGCCCGGGTTCCTCATCGGCACGGCGTCGGAGCGCGCGGGGACGATCCGCCGCGGGACGCGCGCGCTCGTCGCCTCGTTCCAGGCCACGGTCCCGTGGGTGTCGGTGCTCGTGCGCAAGGTCTACGGCGTCGCGGGCGCGGGTCACGGCGACCACTCCCGGCTGAACCTGCGCTACGCGTGGCCGTCCGGCGACTGGGGGTCGCTGCCCATCGCCGGCGGCCTGGAGGCCGCGTACCGGCGCGAGCTCGAAGCGGCCGTCGACCCGGCCGCGCTGCGCGCCGAGATCGAGGGCCGGCTGAACGCCGTGCGCTCGCCGTTCCGCACCGCCGAGCGCTTTGCCGTCGAGGAGATCATCGACCCGCGCGACACCCGACCGCTGCTGTGCGACTGGGCGGCCCGCGCCTACGAGCTGCTCGAGCACGAGCGCGGCGACGGGCCGAAGGCGCGCGGCATGCGCCCCTAG
- a CDS encoding CapA family protein: MPHSPPAAITAGLRRVPHSPPVAISAGLVVLAAVIVVLTLVLRSGGEHPAVAQASVPSSTIITVAWVGDTMLGHDGALPPQGGRELFAPMRPWLRSADLMLGNLEGVLATTGGSKCAGSKSGNCFAFRAPPSSAAALRWAGFDAMNLANNHAMDYGAGGLEETAVALRDNGIASTGRPGEITLMRVRGTRIALIGLAPYPWAQSSLDLAGAAALVRTARTRADVVIAMIHAGAEGSGQTHTPAGREVAFGEDRGDTRALAHTLVDAGAALVLGSGPHVVRGLERRNGRLIAYSLGNFAGWHNFAGGPVLDQTGVLRLRITPDGRVQGGRWVSAQMTPPGIPQRQRSNISAQLARSVSLTDFGATAWPMTGRGRLGAWNAAEAGARSGTSQVGR; this comes from the coding sequence GTGCCGCATTCGCCGCCCGCCGCGATCACGGCGGGGCTGCGACGCGTGCCGCATTCGCCGCCCGTCGCGATCTCGGCCGGCCTGGTCGTCCTCGCGGCCGTCATCGTCGTCCTCACGCTGGTCCTGCGCAGCGGCGGCGAGCACCCGGCCGTGGCCCAGGCGAGCGTGCCGAGCTCGACGATCATCACCGTCGCCTGGGTGGGCGACACGATGCTCGGCCACGACGGCGCGCTGCCGCCGCAGGGCGGCCGCGAGCTGTTCGCCCCGATGCGCCCGTGGCTGCGCTCGGCCGACCTGATGCTCGGCAACCTCGAAGGCGTCCTGGCGACCACCGGAGGCTCGAAGTGCGCGGGCTCGAAGAGCGGCAACTGCTTCGCCTTCCGCGCCCCGCCGTCCAGCGCGGCCGCGCTGCGCTGGGCGGGCTTCGACGCGATGAACCTGGCCAACAACCATGCGATGGACTACGGCGCCGGCGGCCTGGAGGAGACGGCGGTCGCGCTGCGCGACAACGGGATCGCGTCGACCGGGCGGCCGGGGGAGATCACCCTCATGCGCGTCCGCGGCACGCGGATCGCGCTCATCGGGCTGGCGCCGTATCCGTGGGCGCAGAGCTCGCTGGACCTGGCCGGCGCCGCCGCGCTCGTGCGGACCGCCCGCACCCGCGCCGACGTCGTCATTGCGATGATCCACGCGGGCGCCGAAGGCAGCGGGCAGACGCACACGCCGGCGGGCCGCGAGGTGGCGTTCGGCGAGGACCGCGGCGACACGCGCGCGCTGGCGCACACGCTCGTCGATGCGGGCGCCGCCCTCGTGCTCGGCTCGGGGCCCCATGTCGTCCGCGGGCTCGAGCGGCGCAACGGCCGGCTGATCGCCTACTCGCTCGGCAACTTCGCGGGCTGGCACAACTTCGCCGGAGGGCCGGTGCTCGACCAGACCGGCGTGCTGCGCCTGCGGATCACGCCCGACGGCCGCGTGCAGGGCGGCCGCTGGGTCTCGGCGCAGATGACACCGCCGGGGATCCCGCAGCGGCAGCGGTCGAACATCAGCGCGCAGCTCGCGCGCAGCGTGTCGCTCACGGACTTCGGCGCGACGGCGTGGCCGATGACGGGCCGGGGCCGGCTCGGCGCGTGGAACGCCGCCGAGGCGGGCGCGCGTTCAGGAACCAGTCAGGTCGGGCGGTAA
- a CDS encoding DUF6458 family protein: MGIGTSIFLIAVGAILKFAVTASVSGIELATVGVILMIVGVIGLLISLFLIATARDRRTTVRDPRVDPYA, translated from the coding sequence ATGGGCATTGGAACCTCCATCTTTCTCATCGCGGTCGGCGCGATCCTGAAGTTCGCGGTCACCGCGTCGGTCTCGGGCATCGAACTGGCGACGGTCGGCGTGATCCTCATGATCGTCGGCGTGATCGGACTGCTCATCTCGCTGTTCCTCATCGCGACGGCCCGCGACCGGCGGACGACGGTGCGCGACCCGCGCGTCGATCCCTACGCCTAG
- a CDS encoding sulfotransferase family protein → MQGADASPSAGGPAPAPFHGPIFILGAMGSGTTLLRLMLDSHERIAIPHETGFMRAYNAQRYIPLKFSGANWATRMGWSRDEFDALCRDFYDTIFTRYATEHGKARWGEKTPLHTWHVDHIARLFPDAVFVAIVRHPGASVASNVRRFAQNPKWGSANWTANQYLRNNHELARQAARRPRRFVFLRYEDLVRQPEPVMRELLQWLGEPWSDSVLEHHAVQASRATQVQVEGRTRVDEPVDVSRITRWTKTIDEPTREIVRTQLSRIATFYGYDVDQPLPARPLRKGALLMSGMDVRRRIDRFPDLGLRTRPEPGLPELPFNPRKVKLVPYDTAIAQPSVGFARRVARAVMRRLPARAQATVLGVRRRSRR, encoded by the coding sequence GTGCAGGGCGCCGACGCTTCGCCATCCGCCGGCGGGCCCGCGCCCGCCCCGTTCCACGGGCCGATCTTCATCCTCGGCGCGATGGGCTCGGGCACCACGCTGCTGCGACTCATGCTCGACAGCCACGAGCGCATCGCGATCCCGCACGAGACCGGGTTCATGCGCGCCTACAACGCCCAGCGCTACATCCCGCTGAAGTTCAGCGGCGCCAACTGGGCCACGCGAATGGGCTGGAGCCGCGACGAGTTCGACGCGCTCTGCCGCGACTTCTACGACACGATCTTCACCCGCTACGCCACGGAGCACGGCAAGGCGCGCTGGGGCGAGAAGACGCCGCTGCACACGTGGCACGTCGACCACATCGCGCGGCTGTTCCCGGATGCCGTCTTCGTGGCGATCGTGCGCCACCCGGGCGCGAGCGTGGCGTCCAACGTCCGGCGCTTCGCCCAGAACCCGAAGTGGGGCAGCGCGAACTGGACCGCGAACCAGTACCTGCGCAACAACCACGAGCTGGCCCGCCAGGCGGCGCGCCGGCCGCGGCGTTTCGTCTTCCTGCGCTACGAGGACCTCGTTCGGCAGCCCGAGCCGGTGATGCGCGAGCTGCTGCAGTGGCTCGGCGAGCCGTGGTCCGACAGCGTGCTCGAGCACCACGCGGTTCAGGCAAGCCGCGCGACCCAGGTCCAGGTCGAGGGCCGCACGCGGGTGGACGAGCCGGTGGACGTCTCGCGCATCACGCGCTGGACGAAGACCATCGACGAGCCGACGCGCGAGATCGTCCGCACGCAGCTGTCGCGCATCGCGACCTTCTACGGCTACGACGTCGACCAGCCGCTGCCCGCGCGTCCGCTGCGCAAAGGCGCGCTGCTCATGAGCGGGATGGACGTGCGCAGGCGGATCGACCGCTTCCCGGACCTCGGCCTGCGCACGCGCCCCGAGCCCGGCCTGCCCGAGCTGCCGTTCAACCCGCGCAAGGTCAAGCTCGTGCCCTACGACACGGCGATCGCGCAGCCGAGCGTGGGGTTCGCACGGCGCGTCGCGCGCGCCGTCATGCGCCGGCTGCCGGCGCGCGCCCAAGCGACGGTGCTCGGCGTGCGCCGGCGGAGCAGGCGCTGA
- a CDS encoding metallopeptidase family protein: MPNGRRIAFAALVAASVGLAVVALAQGMSPSLPIRLLEAAGIAVVAIAVLGGVVTFVMGRLADWQNPQSEAEFEQVVRRSERLAREGLAVEPDEVDFLALDPLDDADFEELVRDALDDLPDLLRNALEHVAVVISDGGRRAGAYGLYHGDGAHRDDFPDRIVIYRDTLRRDFGHDPEMLRDQVVRTVRHELAHHVGFDEMGVQGLGL; encoded by the coding sequence ATGCCCAACGGCCGCCGCATCGCCTTCGCCGCTCTCGTCGCCGCCAGCGTCGGACTCGCCGTGGTGGCGCTGGCCCAGGGGATGAGCCCGTCGCTGCCGATCCGCCTGCTCGAGGCGGCCGGCATCGCGGTCGTGGCGATCGCCGTGCTCGGGGGCGTCGTGACGTTCGTCATGGGGCGCCTGGCCGACTGGCAGAACCCGCAGTCGGAGGCCGAGTTCGAGCAGGTCGTCCGCCGCTCCGAGCGGCTCGCCCGCGAGGGCCTGGCCGTCGAGCCCGACGAGGTCGACTTCCTCGCCCTCGACCCGCTCGACGACGCGGACTTCGAGGAGCTCGTGCGCGACGCCCTCGACGACCTGCCCGACCTGCTGCGCAACGCGCTCGAGCACGTCGCGGTGGTCATCTCCGACGGCGGCCGGCGCGCCGGCGCCTACGGGCTCTACCACGGCGACGGCGCGCACCGCGACGACTTCCCCGACCGGATCGTCATCTACCGCGACACGCTGCGCCGCGACTTCGGGCACGACCCCGAGATGCTGCGCGACCAAGTGGTGCGCACCGTGCGCCATGAGCTCGCGCACCACGTCGGCTTCGACGAGATGGGCGTCCAGGGGCTCGGCCTCTGA
- a CDS encoding COG4315 family predicted lipoprotein, which translates to MKTRLASAAAAAAIIGSLALVPASALAQPAHAAANRAALKLHTNKLGTFLVDGKGMSLYLFEKDKGGKSACFGACAQAWMPYLTSGKATAGKGVAAAKIGTTKRKGGGTQVTYAGHPLYHYIGDKSAGQTTGEGSKAFGAEWYLVSPAGKTVEGH; encoded by the coding sequence GTGAAGACTCGGCTCGCATCGGCCGCCGCCGCGGCCGCCATCATCGGTTCGCTGGCCCTCGTTCCCGCCTCCGCGCTCGCCCAGCCCGCGCATGCGGCGGCGAACCGGGCCGCGCTGAAGCTGCACACGAACAAGCTCGGGACGTTCCTCGTCGACGGCAAGGGCATGAGCCTGTATCTGTTCGAGAAGGACAAGGGCGGCAAGAGCGCGTGCTTCGGCGCCTGCGCTCAGGCGTGGATGCCGTACCTGACCTCCGGCAAGGCCACGGCCGGCAAGGGTGTCGCCGCCGCGAAGATCGGCACGACGAAGCGCAAGGGCGGCGGGACGCAGGTCACGTACGCCGGCCACCCGCTCTACCACTACATCGGCGACAAGTCCGCCGGGCAGACCACGGGCGAAGGCTCGAAGGCGTTCGGCGCCGAGTGGTACCTCGTGTCGCCGGCCGGCAAGACGGTCGAGGGCCACTGA